In the genome of Myroides phaeus, one region contains:
- a CDS encoding DUF4261 domain-containing protein produces the protein MKHKKIGNAPKIAMFKLLYTEKPTIDMEAVLTELHKVYPNASYDNDANVFIFPDCQIELKNGTGPAQCVVLRTEDDQKAELTDAYFQQNWHWPEAEEAYAACKYEIVVTDFLSRSLDPRIRIVLVQQLLAAMIKVSNPQVIVSVHGQKLLDTQAFVEDCKDPNYIALDLFINVRLYNVEETEQGRLLMDTVGLHALGLSDLQIFYNDDSLIDSIANRLWDYAYYLAHVGEVIEDGNTVQGLEESQKWVCNKVFSVTEPERTVLDIKAS, from the coding sequence ATGAAGCATAAGAAAATAGGTAACGCACCAAAAATAGCTATGTTTAAATTGTTGTACACTGAAAAGCCAACAATTGATATGGAGGCAGTTTTAACTGAGCTGCACAAAGTATATCCAAACGCAAGTTATGACAATGATGCTAATGTGTTTATATTTCCCGATTGTCAAATTGAATTAAAGAATGGAACAGGTCCTGCACAATGTGTGGTACTCCGCACTGAAGACGATCAGAAGGCAGAATTAACAGATGCTTATTTTCAACAAAACTGGCATTGGCCAGAAGCAGAAGAAGCTTATGCTGCGTGTAAATATGAAATTGTAGTTACAGATTTTTTAAGCCGTAGTTTAGATCCTCGTATTCGAATTGTATTGGTTCAACAATTGTTGGCTGCTATGATTAAAGTGAGTAATCCACAAGTAATCGTTTCTGTACACGGACAAAAATTATTAGATACTCAGGCGTTTGTAGAAGATTGTAAAGACCCTAATTACATTGCCTTAGATTTGTTTATTAATGTGCGTTTGTATAATGTAGAGGAAACAGAACAAGGTAGGTTGTTGATGGATACAGTAGGATTACACGCTTTAGGTTTGTCTGATTTACAGATTTTCTATAACGATGATAGTTTGATAGACAGCATTGCTAATCGCCTGTGGGATTACGCTTATTACTTAGCTCACGTAGGAGAAGTTATTGAAGACGGAAATACGGTACAAGGATTAGAAGAAAGTCAGAAGTGGGTTTGTAACAAAGTATTTTCTGTAACAGAACCAGAGAGAACAGTACTTGATATTAAAGCAAGCTAA